Proteins encoded in a region of the Hypomesus transpacificus isolate Combined female chromosome 17, fHypTra1, whole genome shotgun sequence genome:
- the LOC124479233 gene encoding interferon-induced very large GTPase 1-like isoform X1 gives MDDSKHESLTKTPGVTINQQEQDFPEPQLSDPSPQILGEMGTKDNVGMDSKEEATEIINNESEFSDPQATPTGTPELTVVLIGDTGSVEMNSQNLLLTHDRQLTPMAAAGCSHTALRLYDLCGRHVSIINMLGLQTTERVDQVSLESYLGQVAHEQGIHAFLLLSTLSQHIDSLRRGAQWLKRKLGEKSLAFVIPVFTCDNQQDCISVLDELRAHSDLKHLIETCRDRYHTCQRGMNDPLEMESLLDKINLMVSETPPGCYSGEMFDEVSRQTTEQEERDESGDMNEEAVDISDKGKETPQMEDTSGDMVDSEKERLANIETLMDRLQLQHKHEYKLTTADFLNIGPSSKHQHETKSEKDLAHTFLQKLFLLDYRARYIPVKKDESEMKSINHTLTADRDTNVYDALFSEREQSDSTDKHSHVHPIDVQMAVFHCSDSFLRQYMVTKLSACQYALPLLVPDLFTQEIEFPLWTFRQIGKSWKSTSKLNGITSKSMPIYKAQTPMIAFFRLGSVSSSKSQLMNNLINQRHSTFFHRDCPGSTKTRILMDGVAEIAWYYPAGKTDDAFTDCVAFCNLRGDAVVHEKQRDFLTEYSSVNVVLLPSLGKDDKRVAIVQDLVMSPKPLICLLTDDDFVASEFKPGKYRIGLRDRNQSEVSEELTDIIRKTLSPLFLTFNLEEVAKQSGFRLDENDHVCQTGKNAALEIKDLLKVKALSEIKDTFLPCQDRLWHDWCRKNKDLYRLQGNVEMEKSKKHNELNKIRYQQQDVSFSELMKLFLTNLRSLGSEERKYFLKWIMILLDDLSTNELSELHHRYDEKWSEVLALKKKHDKSVQLKKKQLELEEISEKLQSATVGFEHIWREVGQIYEAHVSVPRGRIADINFSYLPEMAADLMISGHPMELMDGDAGHVPLTWIKSVLDEVIRKVNDPRVFVLSILGIQSTGKSTMLNAMFGLQFAVSAGRCTRGAFMQLVRLTKEMKKDFPFDYVLVIDTEGLRALELAGKATVHHDNELATFVIGLGNMTVINIFGENPAEMQDILQIAVQAFMRMKKVRFSPSCVFVHQNVGDITAGEKNMEGKRRLQEKLDEMTQLAAKEEGCDAECFSEIITFDIKRDVKYFSQLWEGSPPMAPPNPRYSENVQELKNMILSKTSKSTVMKLSAFQTRVEDLWNALLNENFVFSFKNTLEIAVYRKLEVQYRKWTWALRSAMLTIENQLHNRIENGELHKVDQSYLVAKMRKTCDKVQEAMKKHFEEETDKDILVQWQGRFECKIGELREELVRGSKKKLEEVIQQREARHKLDEKNKLYEDKLFQKSKEVALKLKDEAMDEDQLQKEFSSVWEEWVVELTKDTPAIKDIDIAERIIHVLVEIGNEPALVHERKTSKSYLDLCKLGNYSEYIFFPKEEIKMEKEHRPSYKTSLWGTFKTLLGINSSRNKTMENQNHLTYSEGEQLTTFIEDVVKETKNMIEEAPTATRGYHDSYLPNIAVHVQTRVEDFHSKKKNYALKKTFTVDLLLRACEHAEHFLSKSYREFKNNNDALTYLGRKKTQYYMIFKRFYEGATSVIVLGEMICNQLKASMVQAIYDKTAIDLAEEMQSSYPPFSGNRSNLEKHILMSLAEKENFDSYITYIKSPKIHFESFIRETVNKYIFSENNVKTLSIIKDNIKSKERCVNQAVHRATETVKTNQGDRRMWLKEFSNHLKDELKFENNRYEDLDAINEFDLLEEVVKESLKSKVEEINQGFSDVSLLKMENFRERPDDILIKHFCDCCWVQCPFCKAICTNTMSEHQGVDHSVSFHRPDGLAGWHFEGTVQLCTSFCTSSVASDGNFLPNYDSDESIPFKQYRTGGPRYADWSITSDLSELPYWKWFVCRFQKDLENYYGKKFQGWGEIPNEWRTNTRDQAIESLNKI, from the exons ATGGATGATTCAAAACATGAGAGCTTAACAAAGACACCTGGTGTCACTATCAATCAACAAGAGCAGGATTTTCCGGAGCCACAGCTCTCAGACCCTAGTCCTCAAATCTTGGGGGAAATGGGAACCAAGGACAATGTTGGTATGGACAGCAAAGAAGAG GCTACTGAAATCATAAACAATGAGAGTGAATTCAGTGACCCACAAGCTACTCCAACAG GGACACCTGAATTAACAGTTGTGTTAATTGGCGACACTGGCTCTGTAGAGATGAACTCTCAGAATCTACTCCTCACACATGACAGACAGTTAACCCCTATGGCAGCGGCTGGGTGCTCACATACTGCACTGCGACTGTATGATTTGTGTGGCCGTCATGTCTCTATTATCAATATGCTGGGCTTACAGACCACAGAACGGGTTGACCAGGTGTCATTAGAGAGTTACCTTGGTCAGGTCGCTCATGAGCAAGGAATCCATGCCTTCCTTTTACTCTCAACGCTGAGTCAGCATATTGATTCTCTCAGGAGAGGAGCACAGTGGCTCAAAAGAAAGCTGGGAGAAAAATCTCTTGCCTTTGTCATTCCTGTTTTTACCTGTGATAATCAGCAAGACTGCATCAGTGTGTTGGATGAATTGAGAGCCCACAGTGACTTAAAGCATCTGATAGAGACATGCAGAGATAGATATCACACCTGCCAACGGGGCATGAATGATCCCTTAGAGATGGAGTCATTGCTAGACAAAATAAACCTTATGGTCTCTGAAACCCCCCCCGGCTGCTACAGTGGAGAAATGTTTGATGAAGTGAGCAGGCAGACAACGGaacaagaagagagagatgaatcaG GTGACATGAATGAAGAGGCTGTTGACATCAGTGACAAG GGAAAAGAAACACCACAAATGGAGGACACTTCAGGTGACATGGTTGACTCAGAGAAGGAACGACTAGCAAACATAGAGACACTGATGGACAGACttcaactacaacacaaacatgaATATAAGTTGACAACAGCTGACTTCCTCAACATTGGCCCATCCTCAAAACACCAACATGAGACCAAGTCAGAGAAGGACTTAGCGCATACCTTCCTGCAGAAGTTGTTTCTGTTAGACTACAGAGCCAGATACATTCCTGTTAAAAAAGACGAAAGTGAGATGAAGTCCATAAATCATACTTTAACTGCTGATAGAGATACAAATGTGTATGATGCTCTTTTCAGTGAGAGAGAACAAAGTGACTCTACAGACAAACACTCCCATGTTCACCCAATAGATGTCCAGATGGCTGTATTTCACTGCTCTGACAGTTTCCTTAGACAATACATGGTCACTAAACTCTCAGCATGTCAGTATGCCTTGCCTTTGCTTGTTCCTGACCTATTCACACAGGAGATTGAGTTTCCCCTTTGGACATTCAGGCAGATTGGAAAAAGCTGGAAATCAACAAGCAAATTAAATGGGATCACTAGCAAAAGTATGCCCATATATAAAGCACAGACCCCAATGATCGCATTCTTTCGACTTGGATCTGTGTCTTCATCAAAGTCTCAGCTGATGAACAACTTGATAAACCAGCGTCACAGCACATTTTTCCATAGAGACTGCCCTGGCAGCACCAAAACCCGCATTCTAATGGACGGTGTGGCAGAAATCGCTTGGTACTATCCTGCTGGAAAGACCGATGATGCTTTTACTGACTGTGTTGCATTCTGTAATCTACGTGGCGATGCTGTTGTCCATGAAAAGCAACGGGACTTTTTGACTGAATACTCCTCAGTCAATGTTGTTCTTTTACCAAGTCTTGGTAAAGATGACAAAAGGGTAGCCATTGTGCAAGATCTTGTCATGTCTCCTAAACCTCTCATCTGTCTCCTCACTGATGATGACTTTGTTGCTTCTGAGTTCAAACCTGGAAAATACAGAATTGGTTTGAGAGACAGAAATCAGTCAGAGGTATCTGAAGAACTGACGGATATTATCCGCAAGACTCTTTCCCCACTGTTTTTAACCTTCAATCTTGAAGAAGTGGCAAAACAGTCAGGATTTAGGCTAGATGAAAATGATCACGTTTGCCAAACAGGAAAAAATGCAGCTTTGGAGATTAAGGATCTGCTTAAGGTTAAGGCACTCTCTGAAATTAAAGACACATTCCTTCCATGTCAAGATAGATTGTGGCATGACTGGTGTAGAAAGAACAAAGACCTTTATCGCCTTCAGGGAAACGTTGAGATGGAAAAAAGCAAAAAACATAATGAATTGAACAAAATTCGATACCAACAACAAGACGTATCCTTCAGTGAACTGATGAAGTTGTTTCTCACAAACTTGCGCTCTCTGGGATCAGAAGAGAGAAAGTATTTCCTGAAATGGATAATGATCTTGTTGGACGATCTCTCCACAAATGAGCTTTCAGAGCTTCATCATAGATACGATGAAAAGTGGTCAGAGGTATTGGCCTTAAAAAAGAAACATGACAAATCAGTACAACTCAAAAAAAAGCAATTGGAATTGGAAGAAATATCTGAGAAGCTGCAATCGGCAACTGTTGGCTTTGAGCATATCTGGCGGGAAGTGGGACAAATTTACGAAGCACATGTGTCTGTTCCAAGAGGGCGAATAGCTGATATTAACTTCTCTTACCTTCCTGAGATGGCTGCAGATCTTATGATATCTGGACATCCAATGGAGCTGATGGATGGTGATGCAGGTCATGTGCCTTTGACATGGATCAAGAGTGTTTTGGATGAGGTCATTAGGAAAGTAAATGATCCCAGAGTCTTTGTTCTGTCTATCTTAGGAATCCAAAGCACTGGGAAATCTACAATGCTGAATGCAATGTTCGGACTGCAATTTGCCGTTAGTGCTGGAAGGTGCACCAGAGGTGCTTTCATGCAGCTTGTGAGGTTAACAAAAGAGATGAAAAAAGACTTTCCATTTGATTATGTTCTTGTTATTGACACTGAAGGACTCAGGGCTCTCGAACTTGCAGGAAAGGCAACCGTTCACCATGACAATGAGCTGGCAACATTTGTGATTGGCCTTGGAAACATGACCGTGATTAACATCTTTGGAGAGAACCCAGCAGAGATGCAGGACATCCTACAGATTGCTGTCCAGGCCTTCATGAGGATGAAGAAGGTCAGATTCTCTccaagctgtgtgtttgtgcatcagAACGTCGGAGACATCACTGCTGGAGAGAAAAACATGGAAGGCAAAAGGCGCCTACAGGAGAAACTGGATGAGATGACTCAGTTGGCAGCCAAAGAAGAGGGGTGTGATGCAGAGTGCTTCAGTGAAATCATTACCTTTGACATAAAAAGAGACGTTAAATATTTTTCCCAGCTTTGGGAGGGCAGCCCACCAATGGCTCCACCCAATCCACGTTACAGTGAAAATGTACAGGAGTTGAAGAACATGATTCTGTCCAAAACTTCAAAGTCAACTGTCATGAAGTTATCAGCATTCCAGACCCGAGTTGAAGATCTTTGGAATGCACTGCTGAATGAAAATTTTGTTTTTAGTTTCAAAAACACACTTGAAATCGCAGTGTATCGAAAACTTGAGGTTCAGTATAGAAAATGGACTTGGGCACTCAGGAGTGCAATGCTGACCATTGAAAACCAACTTCACAACAGAATTGAAAATGGAGAGCTCCACAAAGTTGATCAATCTTACCTTGTAGCAAAAATGAGGAAGACTTGTGACAAAGTGCAAGAAGCCATGAAAAAGCACTTTGAGGAggagacagataaagacatATTGGTTCAGTGGCAAGGAAGATTTGAATGCAAAATAGGTGAGCTTCGTGAAGAACTTGTGAGGGGGTCCAAAAAGAAGTTGGAGGAGGTAATTCAGCAGAGGGAGGCCCGCCACAAGCTGgatgaaaaaaataaactgtATGAAGACAAACTCTTTCAAAAGAGCAAAGAGGTCGCATTGAAACTGAAAGACGAGGCAATGGATGAAGATCAACTTCAAAAGGAGTTCAgcagtgtttgggaagagtGGGTGGTTGAATTAACTAAAGACACCCCTGCCATCAAGGATATTGACATAGCTGAAAGAATAATTCATGTTCTTGTAGAGATTGGTAATGAACCTGCTCTTGTACATGAGCGTAAGACAAGCAAATCATACTTAGACTTATGTAAGTTGGGAAATTATTCTGAATACATCTTCTTCCCTAAAGAGGAAATTAAAATGGAAAAAGAGCATAGGCCATCCTACAAAACCAGTCTATGGGGTACTTTCAAAACACTTTTGGGAATTAATTCTTCAAGAAATAAGACAATGGAAAACCAAAACCATCTGACATATTCAGAAGGAGAGCAGCTAACAACCTTTATCGAAGATgttgtcaaagaaacaaaaaacatgATAGAGGAGGCGCCCACAGCCACAAGAGGCTACCATGACAGTTATTTGCCGAACATAGCTGTTCATGTCCAAACAAGAGTGGAAGATTTTCATTCTAAGAAAAAGAACTATGCTCTCAAAAAGACATTCACTGTGGATCTGTTACTCCGTGCATGTGAGCATGCAGAACATTTTCTGTCAAAGTCCTACAGGGAATTCAAAAACAATAATGATGCACTTACTTACTTgggcagaaaaaaaacacagtacTACATGATTTTCAAAAGATTTTATGAAGGTGCAACATCTGTGattgtccttggtgaaatgatTTGCAATCAATTGAAAGCATCCATGGTTCAAGCCATCTATGACAAAACAGCCATTGATTTGGCTGAAGAGATGCAAAGCAGTTACCCACCATTCAGTGGGAACAGGTCTAACTTAGAGAAACACATCCTGATGTCGCTGGCGGAGAAGGAAAACTTTGACAGTTACATCACCTACATTAAGAGTCCAAAGATACACTTTGAGTCCTTTATAAGGGAGACTGTAAACAAGTACATATTCTCAGAAAATAATGTAAAAACTCTTAGCATTATCAAAGATAATATAAAATCCAAAGAACGTTGTGTAAACCAGGCTGTGCACAGAGCAACTGAAACTGTCAAAACTAATCAAGGTGACAGGAGAATGTGGTTGAAAGAATTTTCCAATCATCTGAAAGATGAGCTGAAATTTGAGAACAACAGATATGAAGATCTTGATGCCATTAATGAATTTGACCTTCTTGAAGAGGTGGTAAAAGAAAGTCTTAAAAGCAAAGTCGAGGAGATAAACCAAGGCTTCAGTGACGTGTCTCTACTCAAAATGGAGAACTTTCGGGAGAGGCCAGATGATATTCTGATCAAGCACTTCTGTGATTGCTGCTGGGTACAGTGTCCCTTCTGCAAGGCCATCTGCACCAACACCATGAGTGAGCATCAGGGGGTAGATCACAGTGTCTCTTTCCATCGCCCCGATGGACTCGCTGGATGGCACTTCGAAGGCACAGTACAACTTTGTACCAGTTTCTGCACATCTTCAGTTGCAAGTGATGGTAATTTTCTACCAAACTATGACTCAGATGAGTCAATTCCTTTTAAACAGTATAGAACTGGTGGTCCAAGGTACGCTGACTGGAGCATCACCTCTGACCTTTCTGAACTGCCATACTGGAAGTGGTTTGTGTGTCGATTTCAAAAAGACCTGGAAAACTACTATGGAAAGAAATTTCAGGGCTGGGGTGAAATTCCAAATGAATGGAGGACGAACACTAGAGACCAAGCTATTGAAAGCTTGAATAAAATCTAA